The Nitrosomonas sp. PY1 genomic sequence GCCCGCCCGGCTAAATTGCTCAGCGCCTATAACCGTTGCAACCGATGTTGCCGATTTCTGTTCCTCAATCACCGAAGCAATGGTACCGGCCAAATGCGGTTCTAATACCACGTATTCAGCCAACTCAACACCGGCGGGTGTAAGTTTAAAATTCAGATTCGTTTTGAGATCTTTTTCGATCTTAACTTCGTCTTGCGTTTGACTGCTATAAGCGCTATGCAGCAAAGACACGCTATAACTTCCAACAGGTATCGTAGCCAATAAGATACCGTGCTCGTCGGTACGGAATTTTTCTTTCAGGCCACTCAAAAACACTTGCGCATCTTTAACCGGCTTCCCGTTTTCGACCGAAACTACTTGCACTCGCAAAAAACCCTTGCCCAAATCGCGCTTGACGATATCATTGCCATCCGCACCAGCGATTGTGCCAGCAACAGAGCTTTCAATATTCAATAGCGGTTTTTTACTCCCTGAAAAGAAAGTCACTAGTATTTGCACATTCTCAACCGTGCGCAGCGGTAATTTAAAAGAAAAGCTTTGATCTTTGGTTTTGATATGGATCTGGTAGGAGCCGGGCGGCAATTTTGCTGCCAGACTACCGTTGACATCTGTTTTCAGCGGCGCATTATCTGCCGCTTTCCAGCTATAAGTCGAAGGGGATGCTTCAAAAATAAGCTTTGCGGTAGTTTCCTCAGCCGATTCGCTACTAATAATCAATTCTGCATCTTTGATCGGAAGACCATCTTGGAATAGATGAATGGCAAATTCCGCCATGTCTTGATTGGCTTGTGCATAAATGGACGAACTTACTGTCAACCCAACCAGCGGTATCATTACAGTCCTAAAGAAATAACTTACAATTTTCTTGCTATTTAATTCTAAAAAATTCTTTATATCAGCGTTCATGAGGCAAATTAATCCCTTCTTCACGGCCACACTATGTGCTCGTGAAAGTATTTTTATGATTAATGGGTAGATTGTTTCTAGCTAAGTACTAGCGCGATGAAGAGAAAATAGAAATGTCATTGATGATAGTAATCTTCGAATTATGTACATTGCCAAGGTTCATCTTTGCAAATCTCCATCAAGCGACGCAGTTCGGTACCCTTCCGGAATAACTCTGCATTGGTCAAATGGTCCAAGTGTTTAGCCGCTTGTGGAAAGCGTCGATTAGAAAAATAGGCATATGCCAAGGCATAGCGCACATCTTGGTCTTCTAGCAATCCAGTACGGTAGAGACTGGCTTCCATATTGGCAGCACCTTCAAATCGCTTGAGCGCCAATAATATGGATAGCCGCTGTTTAAGCTTTACTTTCTGATCGTTGATACTTTCATTCAGTGTCAACGCAACATGAAAGCGTCCTGCACGTCGATAAAGCTCTGCGGCTTCCGCTTGTAATTTTGGATTAAGCAAAGCTGCTTGTTCGAGAATAAAAGCCGCTGAATTAAGCTTGCCTTGATCCAGATAGGTATGCGCCAGAAGTTTCGCAACCATTTCATTGTCTGGAAACTGTAATCTTGCCACTTCCAATATATTGAGCGCCTCGGCATATTCCTTGCTCATTCTCAGCGCATTTCCAAGCGCAATATAATCTGCAGCAGAGGCTTCGGAGCGTTTCAAGAAATCCCGCCCTAACCGCACAGCCTCCTGATAAAGTCCTAATTCCACAAAATAAAACACTTGGCGCTTTTGAAAACGAAAATCAGTAGGAAATAGCCGTTGCCCTTCATTTAAAGCATTAATGGCGGCACCGACATCTTGCAAATGCCAATAGGATTCCGCTTTCATACTTAGTAATGTGGGATTTGTATTGACCTGATTCCCCGCTTTCTGAATAGCATCAACGGTATTTTGATAGTCTTTCAATCCAAAATAGCTTTGAGCCAAATGAACATAAATCGCTGGGTCATTCTGTCCATTTTTGATTGCAAGCTGCAAGCTGCCTTTAGCCGCTTCCAGATCATTCAGGCCCATGTATGTCAAACCTTGCAGTGTATAGAACCGCGCCAGATCAACCTTCTTATCTTCCAGATCAACGCTTTGCAAAGCCAGTAATGCTCTGTCATGATGACCATCTCTGAGCATCACCGCAGCCAGTTCAATATGATCGATTCCATCTTTTGGTTCTTTTGCCCAGCTAAAATTGCTACAACAACTCAGCAATAAGACGGTAATGAAAAAAATCCGGTAGTTCATGATTATTTAAACTATTATGCTCATCCACCTATCAAGACAGATCGAAGCGGATCTTTTGCTTGGCCCAAACTCTCACGGTGTCACCCTTATATTTGGCCGGCTCAAAATGCCATGAGCGAATACCCTGCAAGGCTGCTGTATCAAAAATACCGGATGGACTCGATTCCAGCACTTGCACCTGATTGACCGATCCATCGGTCTCTACCAGTACTGACAGCACAACATAGCCTTTGATACCGTTTCGTTTAGCAGTTGGTGGGTATTTAAACGCCCCCCGTGTAATTGGCTTGGGCGGAATGTCGACCAAATCGGCCGTCATGACTGCATTACCAGTCTTGCCTAGCAAGCGATCGTCTAAGTCCCCGCCTTGGCCACTATCAAGCCCTAGCAACCCTAGATCGATGCCAGACAAAGCAGTATCCAGACCTTTAAAGGGTGCCGGTGCCTGAGGGCGAGCTACTTGTTTCTTAGGTTCTATTTTTTTAATTTCTTTTTTAGGTTCCTGTTTAATTTCTTTATCGATGCTGATTTCAGTCACCTCTTGGGGAAGCGATTTCTCAATCTTTCCCATAAAGTGGTTCATCAACACCACCAATCCGAATACCAACACCAAACCAAACAACATCGCAACACCCCCTGCAATGTGTTGACTCATTTTCATCGTTCCTGTCATCATTTTGATTTACCCCGCTTCTTTTTTCGTTGCAACACCGACACTTTCAGCGCCGGACAATCTTGCTTGATCGACCACTTCCACCAGTTTTCCCGCAGGTACACCTTCATCCGTCACGACCAAAACTACCTTGCTGCTCGATGTGCTCAACAAATCACGTAATTTGCTCTGTATCAACCACAAGCGAATCGGCTCACCATCCATATAAGTATCGCCATTACGATCAATAAACAGGCGAATCGCCTTACTGGATGCGGTAACTGCACTACTGGCTTTGGGTCGTTCCAATTCCAATTTCATATCTTTGACAAAAGTCGTTGTTACCATAAAGAAAATCAACAAAATAAAAACAATATCGATCAGTGGCGCCATATCGATGGTGGCTTCGGCTTCAACGGGTTCTTGATTTCTCATAAAATTATGCTCCGTGTGATTGTGATGGCTGCGTTTGATGACACAATAGATCTTTTACTTGTGCGAGATCTTGTTCAATCTGCTGTTGCTTGCGGTTTAGTATGCTATGCACCAATAAACCTGGGATAGCCACGGTCAATCCCATTTGTGTAGTAAACAGTGCTTGCGAAATGCCACCGGCAATGCCACCCGATTGAGAATACAATGTCATGGTAGCCAATGAATCGAATGTCTCGATCATGCCAATTACAGTACCCAATAATCCCAACAGCGGCGCAATGAGAATCACTACTCGCACCAGCACTGAAAATTTCCCAAGCTCTTTCTCATAACCATAGAAAGCCGCATCCAAGTGGCGTCGCAAATTTTTAACGCCTTGATGCTTGAGTTGGAGACCTTGTTGTATGGCTTGTACAACGATATTGCTAGACAAAGGTGCATCGCGCTGCTGCTGATAGTACTGCAACAGATCGCGAGTACCCATGCGCTTAGGTTTGGGTTGCTTCATCAGCCAAAAACGATATCCCAATCCATACCACAACAATAAGATACAGATCATCAGCGGTGGCATTACAACACCACCTGCTGCAAACAGTTCTTTGATCAATACGATAAGTTCTGCAATCGTCATATCAGGCCGGGTATGGAGTTAAAGTAATAGAGCTTTCGGATGATTTTTCCATAACCTGCTCAGTACTACTTCCACCTAGAAATACGTTGATTATCCGTAATGCCGAATATTCCATATCGCGTTTGATGCTGCGCGACCACGAAGTCAACAACGAGCCCAACAATAAAGTCGGGATGGCGACAATCAAGCCCAATTCTGTGGTAACTAAAGCAATCGCAATGCCCTCAGACAGCAGCTTTGGATCGCCGGTACCAAATTCAGTAATCATGTCGAACGTTTCGATCATGCCGGTCACGGTCCCCAACAAGCCCAGTAATGGCGCTATCGAAGCGATGACAAGAATAGCTGATCCAAAACGATCTAGCGGACCGGATTCCTGCAAAATCGCTTCATATACAATGCTCTCCATGTGATCACGATCATCTTTCAAATGACGCAGTGTATAGTGCAATACTCGACCAATTGCTGAC encodes the following:
- a CDS encoding lipopolysaccharide assembly protein LapB, with product MNYRIFFITVLLLSCCSNFSWAKEPKDGIDHIELAAVMLRDGHHDRALLALQSVDLEDKKVDLARFYTLQGLTYMGLNDLEAAKGSLQLAIKNGQNDPAIYVHLAQSYFGLKDYQNTVDAIQKAGNQVNTNPTLLSMKAESYWHLQDVGAAINALNEGQRLFPTDFRFQKRQVFYFVELGLYQEAVRLGRDFLKRSEASAADYIALGNALRMSKEYAEALNILEVARLQFPDNEMVAKLLAHTYLDQGKLNSAAFILEQAALLNPKLQAEAAELYRRAGRFHVALTLNESINDQKVKLKQRLSILLALKRFEGAANMEASLYRTGLLEDQDVRYALAYAYFSNRRFPQAAKHLDHLTNAELFRKGTELRRLMEICKDEPWQCT
- a CDS encoding energy transducer TonB; the encoded protein is MSQHIAGGVAMLFGLVLVFGLVVLMNHFMGKIEKSLPQEVTEISIDKEIKQEPKKEIKKIEPKKQVARPQAPAPFKGLDTALSGIDLGLLGLDSGQGGDLDDRLLGKTGNAVMTADLVDIPPKPITRGAFKYPPTAKRNGIKGYVVLSVLVETDGSVNQVQVLESSPSGIFDTAALQGIRSWHFEPAKYKGDTVRVWAKQKIRFDLS
- a CDS encoding biopolymer transporter ExbD, yielding MRNQEPVEAEATIDMAPLIDIVFILLIFFMVTTTFVKDMKLELERPKASSAVTASSKAIRLFIDRNGDTYMDGEPIRLWLIQSKLRDLLSTSSSKVVLVVTDEGVPAGKLVEVVDQARLSGAESVGVATKKEAG
- a CDS encoding MotA/TolQ/ExbB proton channel family protein yields the protein MTIAELIVLIKELFAAGGVVMPPLMICILLLWYGLGYRFWLMKQPKPKRMGTRDLLQYYQQQRDAPLSSNIVVQAIQQGLQLKHQGVKNLRRHLDAAFYGYEKELGKFSVLVRVVILIAPLLGLLGTVIGMIETFDSLATMTLYSQSGGIAGGISQALFTTQMGLTVAIPGLLVHSILNRKQQQIEQDLAQVKDLLCHQTQPSQSHGA